A single region of the Mycobacterium lentiflavum genome encodes:
- a CDS encoding LLM class F420-dependent oxidoreductase, whose protein sequence is MQLGLHALGIGAGADRAVIDAVASCADECGFATLWAGEHVVMVDRSASPYPYSDDGVIAVPAQADWLDPMIALAFAAAASSRITIATGVLLLPEHNPVVVAKQAASLDRLSGGRLTLGVGIGWSKDEFAALGVPFENRAARTAEYVAAMRALWRDDVSTFDGNFVGFDSIRVNPKPVRDRSIPIVLGGNSDPALRRIASWGDGWYGFNLDDVAAVRECVDKLNRWCAEAGRDRAELRLAVALRSPCENDVDALAELGVDELVLVATPPERADAVAGWVAALADRWINNRS, encoded by the coding sequence ATGCAGCTCGGATTGCACGCACTGGGGATCGGGGCCGGCGCAGACCGGGCGGTAATCGATGCCGTCGCCTCGTGTGCGGACGAATGCGGCTTCGCCACGCTCTGGGCGGGCGAGCACGTCGTGATGGTGGACCGATCCGCCTCGCCCTACCCATACTCCGACGACGGTGTCATTGCCGTTCCGGCACAAGCGGATTGGCTTGACCCGATGATCGCCCTGGCGTTCGCCGCGGCGGCGTCTTCGCGGATCACGATCGCGACAGGCGTCTTACTGCTGCCCGAGCATAATCCGGTGGTAGTGGCCAAGCAGGCCGCGAGCCTGGATCGGCTGAGCGGTGGGCGGCTGACCCTCGGTGTGGGGATCGGGTGGTCCAAAGATGAATTCGCCGCTCTTGGAGTGCCTTTCGAGAATCGAGCGGCCCGCACGGCTGAATACGTTGCCGCGATGCGCGCGTTGTGGCGCGACGACGTGTCTACGTTCGACGGGAACTTCGTCGGCTTCGACTCGATCCGGGTGAATCCCAAACCGGTTCGTGATCGCAGTATCCCGATTGTGTTGGGGGGCAACAGCGACCCCGCACTACGACGGATCGCGAGCTGGGGCGACGGCTGGTACGGGTTCAACCTCGACGACGTGGCGGCGGTGCGTGAGTGCGTCGACAAGCTGAATCGATGGTGTGCCGAGGCAGGTCGCGACCGTGCCGAACTGCGGCTGGCGGTGGCGCTGCGCAGTCCGTGCGAGAACGACGTCGACGCGCTAGCTGAATTAGGCGTCGACGAACTGGTGCTGGTGGCAACCCCGCCCGAGCGCGCAGACGCGGTCGCCGGCTGGGTTGCCGCGCTTGCCGATCGGTGGATCAACAATCGCAGCTAG
- a CDS encoding GNAT family N-acetyltransferase gives MTEVILPRQLTDISAEVRNVAPPPMPQLPQPYGLRLVDADADAEMISEWMNRPHLAESWEYPWPAERWRRYLRAQLESSFSRPLLASLEGIDRGYLELYRAAKDSIAGRYEYDPYDLGLHVAVADLDHISRGHVSYLLPHLVVSIFNLEPQCRRIMFDPDHRNVAARKFCERGGCAFLGEHDMSNRRMALYVLPRTPDDVPRARER, from the coding sequence ATGACAGAAGTGATCCTGCCCCGCCAGCTCACCGACATCAGCGCTGAGGTCCGCAATGTCGCGCCGCCGCCGATGCCGCAACTGCCGCAGCCATACGGCTTGCGACTCGTCGATGCGGACGCCGACGCCGAGATGATCTCGGAGTGGATGAACCGACCGCATCTGGCCGAATCGTGGGAGTATCCGTGGCCGGCCGAGCGCTGGCGTCGTTACCTGCGTGCGCAACTCGAGAGCAGCTTCTCTCGCCCCCTGTTGGCCAGCCTGGAGGGGATAGACCGCGGGTACCTCGAACTCTATAGGGCAGCAAAGGATTCCATTGCGGGCAGATATGAGTACGACCCCTACGATTTGGGCCTACACGTCGCGGTGGCCGATTTGGATCATATAAGCCGGGGACACGTCAGTTACTTGCTGCCGCACTTGGTGGTCAGCATCTTCAATCTCGAACCACAATGTCGCCGAATCATGTTCGATCCGGACCACCGCAACGTCGCGGCGCGCAAGTTCTGTGAGCGGGGCGGCTGCGCTTTTCTCGGCGAGCACGACATGTCCAACCGGCGGATGGCGCTGTACGTTTTGCCCCGCACGCCCGACGACGTGCCCCGGGCCCGCGAGCGCTGA
- a CDS encoding SDR family oxidoreductase, with product MHWAITGATGFLGIHILGELLRGDETFTLLTRPQSDPITRISKALPLAVIDGRLWTEEELRDRLTVVPVDLTAPQLGLSDDRFQELADRADAILHCAGSIELDADLADLRLTNVGGTTRILELAEAGAREPDLFHVSTAFVAGKRRSGLIYETELSGDHGFENNYEQSKFESESLVRDWAHRTGRRVVVLRPSALIVDRPPHPDFPLHPLSFLSTSADSGMRLFSVSGRPMRTKMSIRLSGDPNGHLNYMPADEAADEMVRLMRLAPEGLNTYHVVHHQDVAVQTLVDLFNALSPIPLTLVEGPIEDPNLLERRLRWASGFFPYLAHSRTYDTSGTRAVIGEPHRRTIVDFDYLLGSVGRYKRYLTFKPEKHEPRESASTVAPLVSVEGPFDVSARSADAPRPVRGLIFIVTVGRSGSTALSRILTAHPDVLSLNEFYLSVRTSSAADQELSGEQFWRMLAEPHPIFDSMVRGGSAMPEFIYPRLRGTRFDASTTGIPAISMMTLPHLSSDPDGVFDALAAEVPTWPEQTPRLHYDRLFAWLARHFGGTVVVERSAMSLSSVPWLRETFPDAKFVHLYRNGPDTAVSMSEHTGFRLMALIQDALELLDLDPERRHPGLRLDPTAIPIELASLVGDTCEVDTLMGQNLPITRFGRMWSELIVTGESELAGLPADRYLPLSYADLVADTRSSLVRLASFLEVEADPKWLELGTGVIDPKFTGASARLSADELQAVIESCAPGAACLAKHAVGAGADGVIAAR from the coding sequence ATGCATTGGGCGATCACGGGCGCGACCGGTTTTCTCGGGATTCACATCCTGGGTGAACTCCTCCGCGGGGACGAAACGTTCACCCTGCTGACCCGGCCGCAGTCGGATCCCATCACGCGCATCAGCAAGGCCCTGCCGCTGGCGGTCATCGACGGGCGGCTGTGGACGGAGGAGGAGCTGCGCGACCGGCTCACCGTCGTGCCGGTGGACCTCACCGCGCCCCAACTGGGGTTATCCGATGACCGATTCCAGGAACTTGCCGACCGTGCTGATGCGATCTTGCACTGCGCCGGCAGCATCGAGCTGGACGCCGACCTTGCTGACCTTCGCCTGACCAACGTCGGTGGAACCACCCGGATCCTCGAACTCGCCGAGGCCGGGGCGCGGGAGCCGGACCTGTTCCACGTATCGACCGCGTTTGTCGCCGGGAAGCGGCGCTCGGGTCTGATCTACGAGACCGAGCTAAGCGGCGACCACGGCTTCGAGAACAACTACGAGCAGTCCAAATTCGAGTCCGAATCGCTGGTGCGGGACTGGGCGCACCGCACCGGACGCCGGGTAGTGGTGCTGCGGCCGAGCGCCCTGATCGTCGATCGCCCACCACATCCGGACTTCCCGCTGCATCCGCTCTCCTTTCTGTCGACGTCGGCGGACAGCGGCATGCGCCTGTTCTCGGTCTCCGGGCGGCCGATGCGCACCAAAATGTCGATCAGGCTCAGCGGCGACCCCAACGGTCATCTGAACTACATGCCAGCCGACGAGGCCGCCGACGAGATGGTCCGGCTGATGCGGCTGGCTCCCGAAGGCCTGAATACCTACCACGTCGTCCACCACCAGGACGTTGCGGTGCAGACGTTGGTGGACCTGTTCAATGCGCTCTCACCGATTCCCCTCACGCTGGTCGAGGGTCCGATCGAGGACCCGAATCTGCTGGAACGGCGGTTGCGGTGGGCCAGCGGATTCTTTCCCTACCTTGCGCACAGCCGGACGTACGACACGAGCGGTACGCGAGCGGTCATTGGCGAGCCGCATCGCCGCACCATCGTCGACTTCGACTATCTGCTGGGCAGCGTGGGACGGTACAAGCGCTACCTCACGTTCAAACCCGAGAAGCACGAACCTCGGGAGTCGGCGTCGACGGTCGCACCATTGGTCTCGGTCGAGGGTCCATTCGATGTCAGTGCCCGTAGCGCTGACGCGCCTCGCCCGGTGCGAGGGCTGATATTCATCGTCACGGTGGGACGAAGCGGATCGACCGCGCTGTCGAGAATCCTCACCGCTCACCCAGATGTGCTCAGCCTCAACGAGTTCTACCTATCGGTGCGCACGTCGTCGGCGGCCGACCAGGAGCTGTCGGGCGAGCAATTCTGGCGGATGCTCGCCGAACCCCACCCGATCTTCGACTCGATGGTCCGGGGTGGTTCGGCCATGCCGGAATTCATCTATCCGCGATTGCGGGGAACCCGTTTCGACGCGAGCACAACCGGGATCCCCGCGATTTCGATGATGACCCTGCCGCATCTGTCGTCGGACCCCGACGGAGTGTTCGATGCCCTTGCCGCGGAGGTTCCGACGTGGCCGGAGCAGACGCCGCGACTGCATTATGATCGGCTATTCGCTTGGCTTGCAAGGCATTTCGGCGGGACCGTCGTAGTGGAGCGCTCGGCCATGTCGTTGAGTAGTGTCCCGTGGCTGCGCGAGACGTTCCCGGACGCGAAGTTCGTGCACCTGTACCGCAACGGTCCGGATACGGCGGTCTCGATGAGTGAGCACACCGGATTTCGCTTGATGGCGCTGATTCAAGATGCGCTGGAGCTGCTCGATCTCGACCCGGAGCGTCGACACCCCGGCCTGCGGCTGGATCCGACGGCGATACCGATCGAGCTCGCGTCCCTGGTCGGTGACACCTGCGAGGTTGACACCTTGATGGGCCAGAACCTGCCCATCACCCGCTTCGGCCGGATGTGGAGCGAGCTGATCGTCACCGGTGAATCCGAGCTCGCCGGCCTGCCCGCAGACCGCTACCTCCCGTTGTCTTACGCGGACCTGGTCGCTGACACCCGCTCGTCGCTGGTGCGGTTGGCGAGTTTCCTCGAGGTCGAGGCGGATCCGAAGTGGCTGGAGCTCGGCACCGGCGTTATCGACCCGAAGTTCACCGGCGCCTCTGCTCGGTTGTCCGCCGACGAGCTGCAGGCAGTCATCGAAAGCTGTGCTCCCGGCGCGGCCTGCCTTGCCAAGCACGCCGTTGGTGCCGGAGCGGACGGGGTTATCGCGGCCCGCTGA
- a CDS encoding DUF190 domain-containing protein, with the protein MNQPCLKLTAYFGERQRAVGDERRFLADAMFDLFGANDVATSVMLRGIASFGASHELRSDVSLSLSEDPAIAIAAVDIEPKIRSLVDEVAAQTGRGLLTLERARLVTRQRGIDALGDFDTHNGDAAKLTVYVGRQERVAGRAAYYAVCERMYRHGFAGAIALLGVDGTVHGQRRRAHFFGRNVNVPMMIIGIGSTEQVCAAATELADVLAAPLLTVERVRLCKRDGEMFARPQQLPMTDDQGRTLWQKLMVYTAEATRYDALPIHRALVQRLMRSGTARGATVLRGMWGFHGDHKPHGDKFFQVARRVPVTTIVVDTPESIARSFDIVDELTDHHGLVTSEMVPAVLSLDETQRLGDISLASHDY; encoded by the coding sequence ATGAACCAACCCTGCCTGAAGTTGACCGCGTACTTCGGCGAACGCCAGCGCGCGGTCGGCGACGAGAGGCGCTTCCTGGCCGACGCGATGTTCGATCTGTTCGGCGCCAACGATGTTGCGACCAGCGTGATGCTGCGCGGCATCGCCAGTTTCGGGGCGAGCCATGAGCTGCGCAGCGACGTGTCGTTGAGCCTGTCCGAGGATCCGGCGATCGCGATCGCCGCGGTCGACATCGAGCCGAAGATCCGTTCCCTGGTCGACGAAGTCGCCGCGCAGACCGGGCGCGGACTGCTGACGCTGGAGCGGGCGCGACTGGTCACCCGGCAACGAGGTATCGACGCGCTCGGCGACTTCGATACGCACAACGGCGATGCCGCAAAACTGACGGTGTATGTCGGCCGGCAAGAGCGCGTCGCCGGGAGAGCAGCGTACTACGCGGTCTGCGAACGGATGTATCGGCACGGATTCGCAGGTGCCATAGCGCTTCTCGGCGTCGACGGCACCGTCCACGGACAACGCCGCCGGGCGCACTTCTTCGGCCGCAATGTCAATGTCCCGATGATGATCATCGGCATCGGCTCGACTGAGCAGGTTTGCGCTGCCGCAACGGAATTGGCCGATGTGCTGGCCGCACCGCTGTTGACGGTCGAACGGGTGCGCTTGTGCAAACGCGACGGTGAGATGTTCGCCCGCCCACAGCAGCTGCCGATGACGGACGACCAGGGACGCACCCTGTGGCAAAAGCTGATGGTGTACACCGCCGAAGCCACCCGGTACGACGCGCTGCCGATCCATCGTGCCCTCGTGCAACGCCTGATGCGGTCGGGAACGGCGCGGGGGGCGACGGTGCTGCGCGGCATGTGGGGATTTCACGGTGACCATAAACCGCACGGGGACAAGTTTTTTCAGGTCGCGCGACGGGTGCCGGTTACGACCATCGTCGTCGACACGCCGGAATCGATCGCGCGTAGTTTCGATATCGTCGACGAGCTGACCGACCACCACGGGTTGGTCACCAGCGAAATGGTTCCGGCGGTGCTGTCACTCGACGAGACGCAACGGCTAGGCGACATCTCGTTGGCTAGTCACGATTACTGA
- a CDS encoding hemerythrin domain-containing protein, which translates to MIIESPDEVVAFLKAQHNLIEDMFDEVLFASDPQAREKPFAALRQLLAVHETAEEMVVHPRVRREADAGDAVVDARLEEEHEAKELLSRIEKLDITSQEFIDELTKLREAVLDHAANEENNEFPYLEMVLDADDLKRMTTAVKAAQAIAPTHPHPGVESAKLNFAIGPFASMLDRARDALRQVIG; encoded by the coding sequence ATGATCATCGAATCCCCCGACGAAGTGGTCGCATTTCTCAAAGCGCAACACAACCTGATCGAGGACATGTTCGACGAGGTGCTGTTCGCGTCCGACCCCCAAGCACGTGAGAAACCGTTCGCGGCCTTGCGTCAATTGCTGGCCGTTCATGAGACCGCCGAGGAAATGGTGGTACATCCTCGCGTCCGGCGCGAGGCCGATGCGGGCGACGCCGTCGTCGACGCCCGACTCGAAGAAGAGCACGAAGCCAAAGAGCTGCTGTCGCGAATCGAAAAGCTGGACATTACTTCGCAAGAGTTCATCGACGAACTCACCAAGCTGCGAGAGGCAGTTCTCGATCATGCGGCGAACGAGGAGAACAACGAATTCCCTTATCTGGAAATGGTTCTTGACGCAGATGATCTCAAGCGGATGACCACAGCGGTTAAGGCAGCCCAGGCGATCGCCCCGACGCACCCGCACCCCGGCGTGGAGTCGGCGAAGTTGAATTTCGCGATCGGACCATTCGCGTCGATGCTCGACCGCGCTCGCGATGCGCTCCGCCAAGTCATCGGCTAA
- a CDS encoding protein adenylyltransferase SelO — translation MSVASEIRVPLQDRFARELPEMGVRWQSETIPDPQLLVLNEPLAAGLGLDASWLASPDGLRFLVGNLLPPGAVPVAQAYAGHQFGGLQPRLGDGRALLLGELSDELGRIRDLHLKGSGPTPFARGGDGLAAVGPMLREYVISEAMHALGVPTTRSLAVVATGRPVQRETLLPGAVLVRVASSHLRVGSFQYAALTRDADLLRRLADHAIARHYPAAADAEHPYRALFESVVGVQASLVAQWMLIGFVHGVMNTDNTTISGETIDYGPCAFMEAYDPDTVFSSIDHWGRYAYGNQAAIVGWNLARFAEALLPLLADDVDEGIAFAEQAFGAFQTEYDATWSSGMRTKLGLPADVDAATLASLVAELLRLLRQSRVDYTSFFRQLGRAARGDAEPARGLFIDLAGFDAWMSRWHRLGPDAESMDRANPVYIPRNHLVEEALTAATAGDLGPVRQLLDAVAAPYDERPGLERYTSPAPEDFGNYQTFCGT, via the coding sequence GTGAGTGTTGCATCGGAGATCCGCGTCCCCCTGCAAGACCGCTTCGCCCGCGAGCTGCCCGAGATGGGTGTCCGCTGGCAGTCCGAGACCATCCCGGACCCGCAGCTGCTCGTGCTCAACGAGCCGCTGGCCGCCGGGCTCGGCCTCGACGCGTCGTGGCTGGCCAGCCCCGACGGCCTGCGATTCCTCGTTGGCAACCTGCTGCCGCCTGGCGCGGTGCCGGTGGCACAGGCCTACGCCGGGCACCAATTCGGCGGCCTTCAGCCGCGGCTGGGCGACGGACGTGCGTTGCTGCTAGGTGAGCTGTCCGACGAGCTTGGGCGAATTCGCGACCTCCACCTCAAAGGCTCGGGCCCGACGCCGTTCGCCCGCGGCGGCGACGGCCTCGCGGCGGTGGGCCCCATGCTGCGCGAGTACGTGATCAGCGAAGCGATGCATGCGCTGGGCGTGCCGACGACGCGCTCCCTGGCCGTGGTCGCCACCGGGCGCCCGGTGCAGCGCGAGACACTGCTGCCGGGCGCCGTGCTCGTTCGCGTCGCCAGTAGTCACCTCCGCGTCGGCAGCTTCCAATACGCCGCTTTGACCCGCGACGCTGACTTGCTGCGCCGCCTCGCCGACCATGCGATCGCGCGCCACTACCCCGCGGCAGCCGACGCCGAACACCCTTATCGCGCGCTGTTCGAATCGGTGGTCGGTGTCCAGGCCTCCCTGGTCGCGCAATGGATGCTGATCGGATTCGTCCATGGGGTGATGAACACCGACAACACCACGATCTCCGGCGAGACGATCGACTATGGCCCGTGCGCGTTCATGGAAGCCTACGACCCCGACACTGTCTTCAGTTCGATCGACCACTGGGGCCGCTACGCGTACGGCAATCAGGCCGCCATTGTCGGGTGGAATCTGGCCCGGTTCGCCGAGGCCCTGCTTCCCTTACTTGCCGACGACGTCGACGAGGGAATCGCGTTCGCCGAGCAGGCATTCGGGGCATTTCAAACCGAATACGACGCCACCTGGTCGTCCGGCATGCGCACCAAACTCGGCTTGCCCGCCGACGTCGACGCCGCGACCCTCGCGTCATTGGTCGCCGAGTTGCTGCGCCTGCTCAGGCAAAGCCGAGTCGACTACACCTCCTTCTTCCGCCAGCTGGGCCGAGCAGCCCGAGGGGATGCCGAACCCGCACGCGGCCTCTTCATCGACCTCGCCGGCTTCGACGCATGGATGTCGCGCTGGCACCGGTTGGGCCCGGACGCCGAATCGATGGATCGCGCCAACCCGGTCTATATTCCGCGTAACCATCTGGTCGAGGAAGCCCTGACTGCCGCGACGGCGGGCGATCTCGGCCCGGTGCGCCAGCTGCTGGACGCCGTCGCCGCCCCGTACGACGAACGGCCGGGCCTCGAGCGCTATACCAGTCCGGCCCCCGAGGACTTCGGCAACTACCAAACCTTCTGCGGTACTTAG
- a CDS encoding LLM class F420-dependent oxidoreductase, producing the protein MGFGVLTFVTDEGIGPVELAGALEERGFESLYLAEHSHIPVDPQTPYPSGGPIPRKYYRTLDPFVALTAAAVATRNLLLGTGIALVVQRDPIHTAKEVASLDLVSQGRVRFGVGVGWLREEIANHGVDPSVRGRVVDERLDAMIQIWTQEKAEYHGKFVDFDPIYSWPKPIQQPYPPLYLGGGPAGFKRMARLNAGWLSMTPSAKELAPQLDQLREVAGQDVPIVHFHGGEPTAKELAGCRDLGLEHILLDLPTAPRDETLRLLDGLRAEIAKLA; encoded by the coding sequence GTGGGGTTCGGTGTCCTGACTTTTGTGACCGACGAGGGAATCGGCCCCGTCGAGCTGGCCGGCGCACTCGAGGAGCGGGGCTTTGAGTCGCTGTATTTGGCCGAGCACTCGCACATCCCGGTCGACCCGCAAACCCCGTACCCGAGCGGTGGCCCGATTCCGCGAAAGTATTACCGCACGCTGGATCCGTTTGTGGCGCTGACGGCAGCGGCAGTCGCGACCCGGAATCTGCTGTTGGGCACCGGAATCGCGCTGGTGGTGCAACGCGATCCGATTCACACGGCCAAAGAAGTCGCATCGCTTGATCTGGTGTCGCAGGGGCGCGTCCGCTTCGGCGTCGGTGTGGGCTGGCTGCGCGAAGAGATTGCGAACCACGGCGTCGACCCCTCCGTGCGCGGCCGCGTCGTCGACGAACGACTGGACGCAATGATCCAAATCTGGACGCAGGAGAAAGCGGAATACCATGGAAAATTCGTCGACTTCGACCCGATCTACAGCTGGCCCAAGCCGATTCAGCAACCGTATCCGCCGCTATACCTGGGCGGGGGACCGGCGGGCTTCAAGCGGATGGCCCGGCTCAATGCGGGCTGGCTCTCGATGACGCCGTCCGCTAAGGAGCTCGCGCCCCAGCTCGACCAGTTGCGTGAGGTGGCGGGCCAGGACGTACCGATCGTCCACTTCCACGGCGGTGAGCCCACCGCGAAAGAGTTAGCCGGCTGCCGCGATCTCGGATTGGAGCACATCTTGCTGGACCTGCCCACCGCGCCGCGAGACGAGACGCTTCGGCTGTTGGATGGGCTGCGGGCCGAGATCGCCAAGCTAGCGTAA
- a CDS encoding flavin-containing monooxygenase has product MTENVAVIGAGPSGLVAARWLAQQGFEPTIFEQGPMLGGQWTALDGRSGVWPSMHTNSSRTVTAFSDLDHTTDHVYLSNREVLDYLHRYAHTFGLTPRIRLSTRVELVRRNGVGWIVTHAGTDESFDRIVVASGRFHAPAIPAVPGLETFSGSAGAISTYHYRGGLTYRGKRVLVAGCAISALEIASEVAELGAARVVVTQRRQRYIAPKFAAGVPSDNRLYTRYGALATEALTPADVDQFLKQIVVGAAGSPDQYGAPAPDPSLSVAGVTLSQHYLPLVAEGRISVRPWMKSVAGPTVTFVDERAEDFDGIVFGTGYRLCLPFLSDDIRAILDLDAVHMDADRYTFHPDLPGLAFMGLWDQSGGYFVPLELQARWIAYTWGGAVPPISAGDQRSAIDAYRANRGTPQKTRMDLAAMTFARAAGVEPDLNNWPQLRRALLFGPLAPSCFRLEGPDALPDAAERFTRDAACFGAITSNDMTERERDSWSRVRAANAMPGLSPPDPPPI; this is encoded by the coding sequence ATGACGGAAAACGTTGCGGTGATCGGCGCCGGACCGAGCGGACTGGTCGCCGCGCGTTGGCTGGCGCAGCAGGGATTTGAGCCGACCATCTTCGAGCAAGGCCCAATGCTGGGCGGGCAATGGACGGCCCTCGATGGCCGTAGTGGTGTGTGGCCGAGCATGCACACCAACAGCAGCCGCACCGTCACGGCCTTCAGCGACCTCGATCACACGACCGACCACGTCTACCTGTCCAACCGCGAGGTTCTCGACTACCTGCACCGCTACGCCCACACGTTCGGGCTCACGCCGCGCATCCGGCTAAGCACCCGGGTCGAACTGGTCAGGAGGAACGGAGTCGGCTGGATCGTGACCCACGCTGGCACCGACGAAAGTTTTGACCGAATTGTGGTAGCCAGCGGACGATTTCATGCCCCCGCCATCCCCGCCGTGCCGGGACTCGAGACCTTCTCCGGCTCGGCGGGAGCCATCTCCACTTATCACTACCGGGGCGGATTGACGTATCGCGGCAAGCGAGTTCTGGTCGCGGGTTGCGCGATCAGTGCCCTGGAAATCGCCTCAGAAGTCGCTGAATTGGGCGCGGCACGCGTCGTCGTAACTCAGCGGCGGCAACGTTACATCGCGCCGAAGTTCGCTGCCGGAGTCCCGTCCGACAACAGGCTCTATACCCGGTACGGCGCCCTGGCAACCGAGGCTCTCACCCCGGCCGACGTCGACCAATTCCTCAAGCAGATCGTCGTCGGCGCCGCGGGCAGCCCGGATCAGTACGGCGCGCCCGCGCCCGATCCCTCGTTGTCCGTGGCCGGTGTGACGCTGAGTCAGCACTACCTGCCTCTCGTGGCGGAGGGCCGAATCTCCGTGCGCCCGTGGATGAAATCTGTCGCTGGCCCAACCGTCACCTTCGTCGACGAGCGTGCCGAGGACTTCGACGGAATCGTGTTCGGCACCGGCTACCGACTGTGTCTGCCGTTCCTCAGTGACGACATCCGGGCGATCCTCGACCTGGACGCGGTGCACATGGATGCCGACCGCTACACCTTTCATCCCGACCTTCCCGGCCTGGCGTTCATGGGTCTGTGGGACCAGTCAGGCGGATACTTCGTGCCGCTGGAACTTCAGGCCAGGTGGATCGCGTATACATGGGGCGGCGCGGTCCCGCCAATCAGCGCCGGCGACCAACGGTCAGCGATCGATGCGTATCGCGCCAATCGAGGAACGCCGCAGAAAACCCGGATGGACCTCGCGGCGATGACCTTCGCCCGAGCCGCCGGGGTCGAGCCCGACCTGAATAACTGGCCGCAGCTGCGCCGCGCGCTGCTGTTCGGTCCGCTGGCGCCGAGCTGTTTCCGTCTAGAGGGCCCCGACGCCTTGCCCGACGCGGCCGAGCGGTTCACCCGCGATGCCGCCTGTTTCGGTGCGATCACATCAAACGACATGACCGAGCGCGAACGGGACAGTTGGTCGCGGGTTCGAGCCGCCAACGCAATGCCGGGGCTCAGCCCGCCGGATCCTCCACCGATTTAG
- a CDS encoding DUF4267 domain-containing protein, producing the protein MPIDRAALVAGSIRLASGVHFLVDPLGANKLWGDPGEPPPAARLLLRSMGYRDALIGGLLLSAALRGKNTRGWFLASGGADAADLLGGLSVHNELKRSQQLIGLGGAVVGIGVGLWGAARPGPKSVEDPAG; encoded by the coding sequence ATGCCGATCGATCGTGCCGCGCTCGTCGCGGGCAGTATCCGACTCGCCTCAGGCGTTCATTTTCTCGTCGATCCCCTCGGTGCGAACAAGCTCTGGGGCGACCCCGGGGAGCCGCCCCCGGCGGCGCGACTGCTGCTGCGATCGATGGGTTACCGCGACGCTTTGATCGGCGGACTGCTGTTGTCGGCGGCGTTGCGCGGCAAGAACACTCGCGGCTGGTTCCTGGCATCCGGGGGCGCCGACGCGGCGGATCTGCTGGGCGGGCTCAGTGTCCACAACGAGCTCAAGCGCTCACAGCAGCTGATCGGCCTCGGCGGCGCCGTCGTCGGAATCGGCGTCGGGTTGTGGGGCGCGGCGCGGCCCGGGCCTAAATCGGTGGAGGATCCGGCGGGCTGA